The window GCCGATATCGTGCGGGTCTCGTGCCCGGACACAGACTCGACCGCGGCCTTCAAGACCATCGCCCGGGAGAGCCGGGTGCCGCTCGTGGCCGACATCCATTTTCACTACAAGCGCGGCATTGAGGCGGCCCAGGCCGGCGCGGCCTGTCTGAGGATCAATCCGGGCAACATCGGCAGCCCCGATCGCGTGCGGGACGTCATCCAGGCGGCCCGCGACCATGGCTGTTCGATGCGGATCGGCGTCAATGCCGGCTCGCTGGAGCGGGAGCTGCTGGAAAAGTACGGCGAGCCGTGCCCGGACGCCATGGTCGAGAGCGCCCTCAACCATGCCCGCATCCTGCAGGATCACGACTTCCACGAGTTCAAGATCAGCGTAAAGGCGTCCGACCCGTTCATGACGGTGGCGGCCTATTATCAGCTGGCCGAGCGCATTGATTGCCCGCTGCACCTGGGCGTCACCGAGGCCGGCGCCCTGCGCACCGGCACGGTGAAGTCCTCCATCGGCATCGGCGCAATGCTGTGGGCCGGCATTGGCGACACCATCCGGGTCAGCCTCGCAGCGGATCCGGTCGAAGAGATCAAGGTCGGCTTCGATATTCTCAAGTCGCTGGGTCTGCGCCACCGCGGTGTCAACATCATCGCCTGCCCGTCCTGCGCCCGGCAGGGCTTCAATGTCATCAAGACGGTTGAAGCCCTGGAGGAGCGTCTGGCCCACATCAGCCAGCCGATGTCGCTGTCGATCATCGGCTGCGTGGTCAATGGACCGGGCGAGGCCCTGATGACCGACCTCGGCTTCACCGGCGGCGGTGCCGGTTCGGGCATGGTCTATATGGCCGGCAAGCCCGATCACAAGCAGTCCAATGACGGCATGATCGAGCACATTGTCGAGCTGGTCGAGAAGCGCGCGGCCGAGCTGAAAGCGGCTGAGGCAACCGGCTCGATCGCGGCCGAATAGGTCGTCAGGCTCAGATCACCGCCCGCAGTCGCTCATCGACGTCCGTCACGGCCGCCGAGACGATCCGCAGGCCCTGTTCGAGGGTCTCCAGGTCGGCTGCAGCCCCCAGGCACAGCCGTACCCCGGTGGTCAGTCCTGCAGCGACGACCGGCGCGGCCGGCGGGGTGACCTCGACGCCCCGGCGCAGGGCCCGGCCTGCCAGCCGTTCAGCCTCCAGATCCGACATCGGCAACCAGACATGCGGCGCGCTGTCTGACATCGGGGCCTCGACGGCTGGCCCCAGGATCTCCCGCGCCAGGGCCAGTCGGGCGGTCATGTCTGCGCGGACTTCGCTGACGATGGCGTCGGCCGTGCCATCCTCGATCCACTGGCTTGCAATCAGGCCACCAAGGCTGGGCGGCGCATAGGTTAGGGCGCGGACGGTGCGCAGGACCCTGTCCTGCAGATCGGCCTGGGGCACGATCAGAAAGCCTGTGCGCAGGCCCGGGGCCAGGGACTTTGAGACGCCCGAGACATGAAAGGTCCGCTCCGGTGCCAGGACCGCAAAGGGCGGTGGCGCGTCCGTCGCATAGACGGCGTAGATGTCGTCCTCGATGATCCAGAGGTCGTGCCGCCGGGCCAGGGCGACGATCTGGTTGCGGCGGTCCTCGCTCATGATCCGGCCGGTCGGGTTCTGCAGGGTGGGCTGGATCATCACGACCTTGAAGCCGCCGGTCGCGGCGGCCTCGGCCAGGGCGTCCGGGCGCAAGCCCTCTGCATCCATGGCCAGGCCCCGGAGGCCATAGCCCATGTGTTCGGCCAGGGCCTTGACGCCATAGAAGGTCGAGGCTTCGCAAAGGACGCTGTCGCCCCACCGCGCCACAGCGCCGAAGGCCAGGGCCAGGCCCTGCTGCGCTCCGGCGGTGCAGACCAGTCGGGTCCAGTCCGCCCCGACCACCCCGCCGCTGCGCGCCAGCCACGCCGCGCCGCTTCGCCTCTGGGCCTCGTGGCCGGCGGAGGGGGCATAGTCGAGGTGATCGGCCAGGTCGGAGCGCCGACGCAGGCGGGTCATGGACTCAGCCAGTCTGGCCCGGGCGGGTCCACGCGGCGCGATGTTATGGGCCAGGTTGATCGGGCCGCTCTCGGCGCGTTCCGCCATGGCCCGGGTGGCAGCGCCGCGGACGAAGCTGCCCCGGCCCACATGGGCCTCAACCAGCCCCGCCTTCTCGGCCTCGACATAGGCGCGGGTGACGGTGCCCAGTCCCAGGCCCAGCCGGTGGGCCAGGTCCCTTTGCGGCGGCAGGCGCGTTCCGGCCGCCAGGGCACCGGCGGTGATGTCGGCGCGCAGGACGTCCAGCAACCGCTCATAGATCGGGGCGTCGCCGGGCGGCAGGGTCGGGGTCCAGATCGTCATCCGAAATCTCTATATTGTTCCAGAGACAATACTCCTTTTGACTCATGGATCAATCTTGAACATCCCTGTGACATTCTCCCGTCTGGAGCGTCACATGACCCACGACCTGCTGCTTGCCTTTGTCCTGTTCGCCTTCGCCACGGCAGGAACCCCCGGCCCCAACAACATGATGTTGCTGGCCTCGGGGGCGAATTTCGGCTTCCGGCGGACGATCCTGCACATCCTCGGGATCAGTGCAGGGCTGGGGCTGATGGTGGTTGCCATGGGCTGGGGCCTGTCCGGTGTGTTCAGGGCCTATCCGGTCCTGCACGAGATCCTGAAATGGGTCGGGGCCGCCTACATGCTGTGGCTGGCCTGGAAGATCGCCACGGCGACGGGGATCAATGACCGATCGGCTGGTGGCGAGCCGATGACCTTCCTGCAGGCTGCCGGCTTTCAGTGGCTCAATCCCAAGGCCTGGGCCATGGCTCTTGGTGCCGCCACCACCTACATGCCGGAAGGCGGCGGCCGCCTGACGGTGTTGATCCTGGCCGGAACCTTCATGCTGGTCGGCGCGCCGTGCAGCGCCGCCTGGGCCGGTTTCGGCCAGGGGCTCAGGCGATTTCTCGACCGGCCGACCATCCTGCGGGCCTTTAATGTCAGCATGGCCGTATTGCTCGTGGCCTCGCTCTATCCCTTGCTGGGCAAGTTCCAGGCGTGACAGGCCGGGGCAGGGGCGCCACCCTGCTGCGATGCGTATCCTCCTCGCCCTCACGGCGGCCATCGCCGCCATCGCCTTGCCCGCTGCGGCTGCCCCCGAAGCGAGCGGGAATCTCAAGGTTACGGTGGCCGGACGGGACACGATCGTCCTGACGCCCGCGGAGGTGAAGGCCCTGCCGCGCGGCCGGACGACTATCCAGGTCAAGGGACAGCCAGTGGTCTATGAAGGTGCCGTCTTGCACGACGCCCTGCTGAAGGCGGGCGTGATTTCGGGTGAGCGCCTGATGGGCCGCTACCTGAACCAGATTGTCATTCTGCGCGCGGCCGATGGCTTTACCAGCATCCTGTCGCTCGCCGAGACCGATCCGGTCTATCGCGCCAATCCGGTGATCCTGGCCGATACGGTCAATGGCCAAGGCCTTGACGCCCGCGAAGGGCCCTATCGGGTGGTGGTCGATGGCGACCTGCGCCTGTCGCGGTCGCCGCGAGCAGTGGTGTCCATTGAGGTCAGGCCGGCCTTCTGACCTGGATCCAAAGGCGAGGCCGGGTGATCAGGTCTTGGCGGTCAGGTCTTGCGGCTTGACCTGCCCGCCTCTGGCGACGATGGCGTCCACGGCCTCCGGGTCGACCGCCGCGCTGAACAGGAAGCCCTGCGCATCGGTGCAGCCCATGTCGCGCAGCTGACTGCGCTGTTGGTCGGTCTCGACCCCTTCGGCGATCACCGACAGATTGAGGGCCTTGGCCAGGCCGACGATCGAGGCGACCAGGGCGCCGGCCTCGCTATCCTCGCCCAGGGGCGTGATGAAGCTGCGGTCGATCTTGATCTTGTCGATGGGATAGCGGCGCAGATAGCTGAGGCTGGAATAGCCGGTGCCGAAATCGTCGAGGGCCAGTGAGAAGCCCATCGCCCGCAGGCGTCCGATGGCCAGGTGGGTGGTTTCATCGTCGCCCAGCAGCGCGCCTTCGGTGATCTCAAGTTCGATCGAGCGCGGATGGGCTCCGGTTTCGATCAGCAGCTTGGCGACCTCACTGGGGAAGTCCTCCTGGCGCATCTGCAGGGCCGAGACGTTGACGGCCACCTTGATCCCCGGCCACCGGCGGCTGTCGGCGAACGCCTGGCGCATGACCAGCCGCCCGAGGTCTTCGATCAGTCCGCAGTCCTCCGCCAGGGGAACAAAGGTAGCCGGCGAGATCAGGCCCCGCGTCGGGTGAGCCCAGCGGGCCAGGGCCTCGACGCCGGTCATCTGGCCCGTGGTGTCGACCTGGGGCTGATAGACCAGGTGGACGCCGCCGTCGCTCAGGGCCCGCCTCAGATCAACCTCGAGACCTCGGCGGGCCTTGAGGGCCGCATCCATCTCGATTTCGAAGAAGCAGTAGCGGTTCCGGCCCTGCTCCTTGGCGCGATACATGGCGACATCGGCCCGACGGGCAGCCTCTTCCGCACCAATATAGGCCTCGGCGGCGTCGATCATGGCGACGCCGACCGACCCGCCGACAAAGACCTGACCGCAACTGAGATCGGCCGGCTCGCTCAGCGCCTTGACCAGCCGTTCGGCCAGGGCCGCCGCTCCGGCGGGATCGATCTCGGGAACGATCAGCGCAAATTCATCGCCGCCCAGGCGCGCGACGCTCTCGTTGGTGCGGCACAGGCCTGCCAGCCGGTCGGCCATCAGCCGGATCAGTTCGTCGCCGGCATTGTGGCCATGGGTGTCGTTGACGGCCTTGAAGCGGTCCAGATCGATTCCGAGCACCGCCATGGCTCCGCGCCTGCGGTCGAGGCCGGCGAGCGCCTGGTTCAGGCGCGCTTCAAACAGGCTCCGATTGGGCAGGCCGGTGAGGCTGTCGTGATGGGCCATGTGCTTGGCCCGCGCCTCGCTGGCGACCAGGCCCTTGGCGATGCGCCGGCTGCGCGAGGCGAAGATCACGACGGCGGCCGCCAGACAGCCGACCACCAGCAGGATGGGCACGACGGCCTTGCGCAACAGGGCCTGACCCGGACTGGTCGGTGTCCAGTCCATTGTCGCCACGATCCTGCCGGTCATGCTGCGAATGGACACCCGCGCATCCTGGGCCTTGGGTGTGGCGGCTCCCGGGTGAAGATGGATGCCGTCCAGCAGGAAGCGGCTCGACATGGTCTTGAGGAAGGACGCGTCCAGTTTCAGGGCGGTGATGATGATCGGGGCGCGACGCGCCTTCAGGGTGGCGCGGCCAAAGTCTGACTGCACCAGGCTGGCGGTCACCAGATAGGCCTCGCCGTCGATCAGTTCGTAGGAGCTCGTCTGCACCGGGGCGGACACCAGACCGCCATCGGCTCTCGGTGCGGTCACCCGCTTGATCCGGGCTTCCCGATCGCGGACGGCGCTCAGGACCGGAGCGAAGCTTTCGCCATGGGCCGAAAAGAAATCCGGGCTCAGTTCGCCGCCGACCTTTTGACCGAACACGCTGCGATTGTCGCTGTCGACGACGAAAATCAGGTCGAAACTGGACTGGGCAAGCAGATAGGACCCGACATTTTCCCGTGCCCACGACGGGTTGAAGCGGTTGCCGAGGTTCTCCACCGCATCGTCCCAGACCGATTGGGGGGCAATCGACCGCTCCAGATCCCGGGTCTTGGTCAGCAGGCCGCGTTCGACCATCGACTGGTCGTGAAGCATGGCGCTCTGGTCGACCCGGGCAGCGATCAGCAGCAGTACGGCGACCAGAACACCAACCATCAGCAGGCCCAGGGCGACCAGAGGCGTCGATAGGCGGGTCTCCAGACGGGTCATCAGGTGCAGGTCTCGGTTCGGCTCGGACAGGAGTCCGGTTTCACCGATCAATGGGGGGACTTGGCTAAGCTTGACCTAATGGCCGGTGGTCATTTTGTCGCAGGGGCGGCAGAGGCCACATGACCTCTTTGTAATTTGCCATTCGATGCACTTTGCAAATAAAAGTACTTCATCGGCAATCAAGCCGAGGGAGAAACAGACATGCAACGCCTTGCCGCCGCCGCCCTGATCGCCGCTGTTGCCTTTGCCGGCACGGCCTCGGCCGGAACCGTCAACCTCACCCTGGACGGCGTCCAGCCCCGGGGCGGCAGAATCCTGGTCACGGTCCAGAGCCGCGATCAGTTCATGAAGCCGGCCCAGACCAGCGGTGCGGTGCTGGACGGTTCGTCGAGCGGTCAGCTGAAGGTGGCCCTGCCCAATGTTCCGGCCGGCGACTATGCGATCTCGGTCCTGCACGATGCCGACCAGAGCTGGGGCATGACGATGGGTGCCGATGGCAAGCCTGCCGAAGGCTGGACGATGAACAAGGCCGGCGATCTGCGCGCCAAGCCGACCTTCGATCAGGTCAAAGTGTCGCTGGATGGCGATGCCTCGCTGACCCAGACCATGATGTATCCGAAGTAGTCGTTTTCACGCCGGGGTGACGTCAGGCCGCGCGGGGGGTACAGAGACCGCCCGTTCCCCTCAAAGCACGTGACGTCACCCTTGCGACTGCCCCAGGCCCGACTCGACCAGGTTCTCGACCGTTTCCGCGAAGTGGAGGCCCGCATGGGCGCCGCTACCGACGGGACCGAGATCGTCAAGCTCTCCAAGGAGTACGCCGAACTGCGTCCGGTGGCCGAGGCCGTTGAGACCCTGGCCAAGCTGGCCGCCGAGCGCACGGGCCTGGAAGAGATGGCCGGCGATCCGGACATGGCCGAGATGGCCCGCGACGAGATGGCTGCTCTGGATGAGAAGCTGCCCGTGCTCGAGCGCGACCTGGCCCTGATGCTCGCCCCCAAGGACAAGGACGAGAACGCCTCGGCGATTCTGGAAGTCCGCGCCGGAACCGGCGGTGACGAAGCGGCGCTGTTCGCCGGCGACCTGTTCCGCATGTACCAGCGCTATGCCCAGAGCCAGGGCTGGCGGGTCGAGGTCGACAGCATCTCGGAAGGCGAGATGGGCGGCTATAAGGAAATCATCGCCTCGATCACCGGCGACGGCGTCTTTGGCCGTCTGAAGTTCGAGAGCGGCGTGCACCGGGTGCAACGCGTTCCGGAAACCGAAGCCCAGGGCCGTATCCACACCTCGGCCGCCACCGTCGCGGTGCTGCCCGAAGTGGAAGATGTCGAGATCGAGATCAACGAGGCCGACATCCGGATCGACACCTACCGTTCGTCGGGGGCCGGCGGCCAGCACGTCAACAAGACAGACTCGGCCGTGCGGATCACCCACATCCCGACCGGCGTGGTGGTCACGTCGTCGGAAAAGAGCCAGCACCAGAACCGCGCCCGGGCGATGAAGAACCTGAAGGCGCGCCTGTACGACATGCAGCGCGAGGCGCTGGACACCGCCCGCTCGGATGCCCGCAAGAGCCAGGTTGGCAGCGGCGACCGTTCGGAGCGCATCCGCACCTACAACTTCCCGCAGGGCCGGGTCACCGATCACCGCATCAACCTGACCCTCTACAATCTGGGCAAGGTGATGGAGGGCGAGGCCCTGGATGATGTGATCAAGCCGCTGATCGCCGAGGACCAGGCCGCGCGTCTTGCCACCCTCGAAGATGGCTACAACTGATGGCCTTTACCCGGACCTATGACGAGGAAGAGCCTCAGCGGGTCAACAAATGGCTGGCCCAGGCCGGGGTCTGCTCGCGCCGCGAGGCCGAGGCCCTGATCGCCGATGGCCTGGTCTCCATCGACGGCGAGACCGTCGAGGATGTCGGCCGCAAGATCCTGCCTGGTCAGACCCTGGTCCTGGCCGACCGTGCGACCGACAAGCTGGATTCCAGCCTGACGATCATGATCCACAAGCCGGTCGGCATCGTCTCGTCCCAGCCCGATCCCGGCCAGATCCCAGCCGTACGTCTATTGAAGCGCGAGACGCTCTGGGCGCACGAGGCGATCATTCCGAATTTCAGCAACCGCCTGGCCCCGGTGGGGCGGCTGGACATGGACTCGCGCGGTCTGCTGATCCTGTCGGAGGACGGGGTGGTGGCCAAGGCCGTGATCGGCCCGCAGTCCGAGCTGGAAAAGGAATACCGCGTCGCCATCATGGGCGAGATCACCGAAGAGAAGCTGGAGCTGATGCGCTTTGGCCTCGAACTGGACGGTCGCGAGCTGCGCCCGGCCCATGTGGAGGTGATCTCCGACCAGCGCCTGCGCGTCATCTTGCAGGAGGGCCGCAACCGCCAGATCCGCAGGATGTGCGAGCTGCTGGAGTGGAAGGTCGTCGACCTGTTCCGCGTCCGCGTCGGCTCCCTGACCCTCGGCGACATGCCCGAGGGCTATTGGCGGCCCCTGACCGCCGAAGAGCGGGCGGGCCTGATCGCGGGCTGATAGCCAGCGTTCGCCACATCATCTTTTGAGTTCCAGGGTTTGGTTTGAATTTTCGGTCAAGATCAACAAGCATGCTGCACCTGTGGCAGAGCTTAAGTCATCCCGTTTCAGTGAAGCTCTACGGTGTGTTCCGCGATCATGACGTGGCAAAAGGCGGCGAGAAGTGCGCCATGTCTTTGCCATGTACAGAACATACACAGTCGCAACGGTCGAAATCGGAATTCGATCCGGACGTCACTGAAGGCAATTTCATGAATTTGACCGTCGCAAAGACCATCAGGCCCGCTATGCGGTGCGTCATCGGGCTGGCGACGATCTTTGCGCCCATGGTGGTCGCGGCCATGGAGCATCCTGACGCGGCCCGAAACAGGCCGGCCCCGATGGTTCGACGGCTGCTAGACGGGATCGCTGCCCGGCCCCAGCAACCCGTGCGGCAGGAACTGGTCTGGAGCGGCACGGATGTTGACGGCGACGGCGCGGCCGACTTCGCCAATCCCACCGGCGGGATGCCGCGCGGGCATGACGAGTTTGGCGAAGGCCAGTTCGGTGCCCGCCGTGACGGCGGTGCGCGCAGCCATGAGGGCGTCGATTACGTCGCCGTCGCCGGCCAGGGCGTCAGGGCCCCCATCTCGGGCTATGTCACCAAGATCGGCCTGGCCTATGCCGGCTCGCCCGACCTGCAGTTCGTCGAGATCACCAATCCGGCCCTCGGCTATGTCGCCCGCGCCTTCTATGTGTCGCCCGAGGTCAAGGTCGGAGAGGTCGTGCGCCTGGGTGAGGCCATCGGCCGCGTCGAGAGCCTGCAGCGGCACTATCCCGGCATTACCGACCACGTGCATCTGGAAGTCCTGCAGCCCGGTGGCGAGCGGGTGAATGCCGCCCGGCTGATCGTGACCAAGCTGGTCGCCAGGGCCTAGGTCTGCCGGAGGCCCGGTGTGGGCCAGGCCACAATCCCAAAGTCTCGCGGAACTTCACCGTGCCCTGGCCATTATGCCCATGCGCCGGCCTGCGAGCCAGGGCGGCAGGTTTCGATACCGTCGTCACGGCGGCCGTCGCCGGGTCCAGGCCCGGAAGGGTCGGAGCGGCTTGCAGGAAAGACCAAGGGCATGACCGAGCGAACAGGCAGCCGGACGGGCAAGACCCTGATGATCGTAGAGGACGAGGTCCTGGTCGCCATGATCCTTCGCG of the Caulobacter henricii genome contains:
- the ispG gene encoding flavodoxin-dependent (E)-4-hydroxy-3-methylbut-2-enyl-diphosphate synthase; translation: MAADHTHLRPWRSIERRKSRKIRVGSVEVGGDAPITVQSMTNTLTSDAAATLEQIRQLEEAGADIVRVSCPDTDSTAAFKTIARESRVPLVADIHFHYKRGIEAAQAGAACLRINPGNIGSPDRVRDVIQAARDHGCSMRIGVNAGSLERELLEKYGEPCPDAMVESALNHARILQDHDFHEFKISVKASDPFMTVAAYYQLAERIDCPLHLGVTEAGALRTGTVKSSIGIGAMLWAGIGDTIRVSLAADPVEEIKVGFDILKSLGLRHRGVNIIACPSCARQGFNVIKTVEALEERLAHISQPMSLSIIGCVVNGPGEALMTDLGFTGGGAGSGMVYMAGKPDHKQSNDGMIEHIVELVEKRAAELKAAEATGSIAAE
- a CDS encoding PLP-dependent aminotransferase family protein: MTIWTPTLPPGDAPIYERLLDVLRADITAGALAAGTRLPPQRDLAHRLGLGLGTVTRAYVEAEKAGLVEAHVGRGSFVRGAATRAMAERAESGPINLAHNIAPRGPARARLAESMTRLRRRSDLADHLDYAPSAGHEAQRRSGAAWLARSGGVVGADWTRLVCTAGAQQGLALAFGAVARWGDSVLCEASTFYGVKALAEHMGYGLRGLAMDAEGLRPDALAEAAATGGFKVVMIQPTLQNPTGRIMSEDRRNQIVALARRHDLWIIEDDIYAVYATDAPPPFAVLAPERTFHVSGVSKSLAPGLRTGFLIVPQADLQDRVLRTVRALTYAPPSLGGLIASQWIEDGTADAIVSEVRADMTARLALAREILGPAVEAPMSDSAPHVWLPMSDLEAERLAGRALRRGVEVTPPAAPVVAAGLTTGVRLCLGAAADLETLEQGLRIVSAAVTDVDERLRAVI
- a CDS encoding LysE family translocator produces the protein MTHDLLLAFVLFAFATAGTPGPNNMMLLASGANFGFRRTILHILGISAGLGLMVVAMGWGLSGVFRAYPVLHEILKWVGAAYMLWLAWKIATATGINDRSAGGEPMTFLQAAGFQWLNPKAWAMALGAATTYMPEGGGRLTVLILAGTFMLVGAPCSAAWAGFGQGLRRFLDRPTILRAFNVSMAVLLVASLYPLLGKFQA
- a CDS encoding putative bifunctional diguanylate cyclase/phosphodiesterase, with the protein product MTRLETRLSTPLVALGLLMVGVLVAVLLLIAARVDQSAMLHDQSMVERGLLTKTRDLERSIAPQSVWDDAVENLGNRFNPSWARENVGSYLLAQSSFDLIFVVDSDNRSVFGQKVGGELSPDFFSAHGESFAPVLSAVRDREARIKRVTAPRADGGLVSAPVQTSSYELIDGEAYLVTASLVQSDFGRATLKARRAPIIITALKLDASFLKTMSSRFLLDGIHLHPGAATPKAQDARVSIRSMTGRIVATMDWTPTSPGQALLRKAVVPILLVVGCLAAAVVIFASRSRRIAKGLVASEARAKHMAHHDSLTGLPNRSLFEARLNQALAGLDRRRGAMAVLGIDLDRFKAVNDTHGHNAGDELIRLMADRLAGLCRTNESVARLGGDEFALIVPEIDPAGAAALAERLVKALSEPADLSCGQVFVGGSVGVAMIDAAEAYIGAEEAARRADVAMYRAKEQGRNRYCFFEIEMDAALKARRGLEVDLRRALSDGGVHLVYQPQVDTTGQMTGVEALARWAHPTRGLISPATFVPLAEDCGLIEDLGRLVMRQAFADSRRWPGIKVAVNVSALQMRQEDFPSEVAKLLIETGAHPRSIELEITEGALLGDDETTHLAIGRLRAMGFSLALDDFGTGYSSLSYLRRYPIDKIKIDRSFITPLGEDSEAGALVASIVGLAKALNLSVIAEGVETDQQRSQLRDMGCTDAQGFLFSAAVDPEAVDAIVARGGQVKPQDLTAKT
- a CDS encoding DUF2141 domain-containing protein, with amino-acid sequence MQRLAAAALIAAVAFAGTASAGTVNLTLDGVQPRGGRILVTVQSRDQFMKPAQTSGAVLDGSSSGQLKVALPNVPAGDYAISVLHDADQSWGMTMGADGKPAEGWTMNKAGDLRAKPTFDQVKVSLDGDASLTQTMMYPK
- the prfA gene encoding peptide chain release factor 1, which translates into the protein MRLPQARLDQVLDRFREVEARMGAATDGTEIVKLSKEYAELRPVAEAVETLAKLAAERTGLEEMAGDPDMAEMARDEMAALDEKLPVLERDLALMLAPKDKDENASAILEVRAGTGGDEAALFAGDLFRMYQRYAQSQGWRVEVDSISEGEMGGYKEIIASITGDGVFGRLKFESGVHRVQRVPETEAQGRIHTSAATVAVLPEVEDVEIEINEADIRIDTYRSSGAGGQHVNKTDSAVRITHIPTGVVVTSSEKSQHQNRARAMKNLKARLYDMQREALDTARSDARKSQVGSGDRSERIRTYNFPQGRVTDHRINLTLYNLGKVMEGEALDDVIKPLIAEDQAARLATLEDGYN
- a CDS encoding pseudouridine synthase, encoding MAFTRTYDEEEPQRVNKWLAQAGVCSRREAEALIADGLVSIDGETVEDVGRKILPGQTLVLADRATDKLDSSLTIMIHKPVGIVSSQPDPGQIPAVRLLKRETLWAHEAIIPNFSNRLAPVGRLDMDSRGLLILSEDGVVAKAVIGPQSELEKEYRVAIMGEITEEKLELMRFGLELDGRELRPAHVEVISDQRLRVILQEGRNRQIRRMCELLEWKVVDLFRVRVGSLTLGDMPEGYWRPLTAEERAGLIAG
- a CDS encoding M23 family metallopeptidase, whose translation is MNLTVAKTIRPAMRCVIGLATIFAPMVVAAMEHPDAARNRPAPMVRRLLDGIAARPQQPVRQELVWSGTDVDGDGAADFANPTGGMPRGHDEFGEGQFGARRDGGARSHEGVDYVAVAGQGVRAPISGYVTKIGLAYAGSPDLQFVEITNPALGYVARAFYVSPEVKVGEVVRLGEAIGRVESLQRHYPGITDHVHLEVLQPGGERVNAARLIVTKLVARA